Proteins encoded by one window of Mus musculus strain C57BL/6J chromosome 10, GRCm38.p6 C57BL/6J:
- the Taar1 gene encoding trace amine-associated receptor 1, producing the protein MHLCHAITNISHRNSDWSREVQASLYSLMSLIILATLVGNLIVIISISHFKQLHTPTNWLLHSMAIVDFLLGCLIMPCSMVRTVERCWYFGEILCKVHTSTDIMLSSASIFHLAFISIDRYCAVCDPLRYKAKINISTILVMILVSWSLPAVYAFGMIFLELNLKGVEELYRSQVSDLGGCSPFFSKVSGVLAFMTSFYIPGSVMLFVYYRIYFIAKGQARSINRTNVQVGLEGKSQAPQSKETKAAKTLGIMVGVFLVCWCPFFLCTVLDPFLGYVIPPSLNDALYWFGYLNSALNPMVYAFFYPWFRRALKMVLLGKIFQKDSSRSKLFL; encoded by the coding sequence ATGCATCTTTGCCACGCTATCACAAACATTTCCCACAGAAACAGCGACTGGTCAAGAGAAGTCCAAGCTTCCCTGTACAGCTTAATGTCACTCATAATCCTGGCCACTCTGGTTGGCAACTTAATAGTAATAATTTCCATATCCCATTTCAAGCAACTTCATACACCCACCAACTGGCTCCTTCACTCCATGGCCATTGTCGACTTTCTGCTGGGCTGTCTGATAATGCCCTGCAGCATGGTGAGAACTGTTGAGCGCTGTTGGTATTTTGGGGAAATCCTCTGTAAAGTTCACACCAGCACCGATATCATGCTGAGCTCCGCCTCCATTTTCCACTTAGCTTTCATTTCCATTGACCGCTACTGTGCTGTGTGTGACCCTTTGAGATACAAAGCCAAGATCAATATCTCCACTATTCTTGTGATGATCCTCGTTAGTTGGAGCCTTCCTGCTGTTTATGCATTTGGGATGATCTTCCTGGAACTGAACTTAAAAGGAGTGGAAGAGCTGTATCGCAGTCAGGTCAGCGACCTGGGCGGCTGTTCTCCCTTCTTTAGTAAAGTATCTGGGGTACTGGCGTTCATGACTTCCTTCTATATACCTGGATCTGTTATGTTATTTGTTTACTATAGGATATATTTCATAGCTAAAGGACAAGCAAGGTCAATCAATCGTACGAATGTTCAAGTTGGATTGGAAGGGAAAAGCCAAGCACCACAAAGCAAGGAAACAAAAGCCGCGAAGACCTTAGGGATCATGGTGGGCGTTTTCCTCGTATGCTGGTGCCCGTTCTTTCTCTGCACGGTCCTGGACCCTTTCCTGGGCTATGTTATCCCACCCTCTCTGAATGACGCACTGTATTGGTTTGGGTACTTGAATTCTGCCCTCAATCCGATGGTTTATGCCTTTTTCTATCCCTGGTTcagaagagccttgaagatggtTCTCCTTGGTAAAATTTTCCAAAAAGATTCATCTAGGTCTAAGCTATTTTTGTAA